The genome window atgtataatttttttataagctaatcAGAATTCAGTTATGTAAGTTCTCATGATTGtgtagttttctaaaaaaattagtatattttttttaactgttagtaAATAGTCTACCAAATTGCGTTCTGTCAgcatgatataaatattttcctaaccagtattatatttgtatttcaggATATTGGGGCAAGAAGGAATATTTGAACAGTATAGAAGAACTCGTTATTATGAGAAACCATTTCAAgtaagtatatattaattttaagtaaatatattataatgttttttttagaaaaattgtattaaacgaTGTAAAACTTATACTATACTACACTTACTGTTTgttaaggtaattaattaaaacttgattattttatttccttctgATCTTAGATATATTTAGAAACCTATAAAGCAACAAGATTtgattttcatttgtaatattcaaattaacaTAGAATGTAGGTAATTTTCATGTGTGTGTAGAATATTTAGTTgttatattacaaatttgtttctttttttgagatCATTGGCAAATGTTATTTCTGTGTCGCTATGGACTGCTTCTCAATGTTTGAACATTTCCAACTCTAGGTACAGCTGATGATCCCACCCATCTGtttgtctcatttcatagcagaccatatctatatttattgtaaatcaaaaTTCAAGTCATTAACAAGTTTCACAACAGTTACAGAGTTATCTGTAAACAAGTTTGACACTAGATTGCAACACCACTCTAATctgaaataatagtaattaataatttctgttattagtaataataaattttgtgccTCATGTCCATTTTGTCAAATTTTCTGACTACTAAAacaatctaataaaacataatttgataacacaaatatttacagagctaataacaattaacattttaatgcccacaggtttgaaattttcaaacttatttattttatgcaagaTGTAGTCAGGTACAGGgacacaaaatttcattaagataTCAGTCTGTTCTTAAggtttacattttattgaaaaaacacaaaatggcagatACAGGAAAATGAAGTGAGATTggcatgaaattttttgtttattttcatttcctaAATCATCAAGTTTTCTCTGCCtgtagtttactttttaaaaatggaagTTTATTCTTAACTTGAAATGGTTATTTCTTAAGAGATTACCACCAGGTTTGCTGAGCATGTGATGCCGACAAGACTGGATGCATTTGCCAAAgctctattgttttatttataattgtggtATTTTCGTTCtttgttttgtagtttttgtGTGTCTTGTTaggtgtttaattttttgttttgttatttagtttagattttattttgttttttattttttgttgatttttaggGCATTTGTTGGGTAGCCTTAGGTGATTTAAATTTTCAGCTAAGTGGGTGATTTAATATTCAGATCACCCTCTAAGGGTGTAGGGAGTAATTTCAACATGGTTAGAATAATTGTTTTAGGCTTTTTATTTGgagttttttgattatatttatttatagtttcgtTCTTGTTATAGTTGTTTATATTAGCAATGGTAGCCGTGTCAGTTAATTCCTATTGGCAATcatttgttgttttgtttatttacattttgttattttgatgtttttggtTACTAGtttgttttgtatgtttattatttagttgtttattttgattttagttttattttattctcggTATGAGTGATTAGGATGACCAGCGTCCATGTTCACCATCGTTTTCTCCTAGATTTCTTAAGCGGGCGCAGATAAGGTGGAAAGGGCACAAAGgacatttgaaagtaagatatatTACGAGGAGACACAAAGGAATAGGGAAGTTAGAACGAAGGAAAGGGAGTATCGGTGGAAGGAGAGGAAGACTATGGAGAAAGCTTCGAGAGAAAGAGTCTCGGGAAGCCAAAGAGGCTGAGGAAAGAGGAAAAAGAGAAATCGACTAAGATAGGTCAGGAAGTTCGATCGAGGCAGGTCATTGAGGCTGTAGCTTCTGAAGAAAACAGTGATGCATCCGATGGTGGATCTGTCTGTCACTGCAGAAGGTGTGTCAGGTCATAAACTACAGCAAGAGAGAACTGTGGAAAAGCAGAAGCAGCTGGGGCAGCTAAAGGAGTGGTTAACGTAGTGGCAACTGAGGAGAATGATTCCAATTGTGATGCTAGAATAGTAGAGATATTCGTTATCTCTGTAGGTCCTGAGAAACAAAATTTACCACCCATGAAGGCCAAAAAGGCTGGGGCTGCAGCATTGTGAAAGTTGGAATCTCAATCAGGTTCCACTGACATAGTCTCTAATGAGGTTGTTAGAGCAGACTGGTGGGCATGTTCAATCGGTGAGATCGAAGAATTTCTCggcaatcttaaaaatattaaagaaagaagtGTAACATTCATACAGTTGCTATGCATAAATggttcaatttttacatttattgacaGTTAAGAGGAATGACCGACTTCAGGGATATATCGAGGGTTTCAGGGCCAGGATGAGTAAATGAATGTAAATCTAGGCCTAAATGATGGGTAAATGAGTGTAAATCTAGGCCTAAAATACTATTAACTGATAAACCTAGAGGTAATAAAGAACTTAGGCCAGGAAGGAAggcttgcacattctcagtttgaAGGAAAATCCGCAAGGTGTCAGGCAGGATTGTGGCAGATGGTAGTGAGATTGAGTGAAATATCAGAGGCGCTGAGAagattaatgaatatttactaAAAACGGTGGCCACTAAGGTCCTGAGACTCCGTGATTGTTTACGACGTCCCACGAGATTTGAGAGAGCAAGGGTTCATGGTTGCGGTTTGGactcagaataaaaaatattcagaagatgattttaaaaagttttttcaaatagttttcatGCAGGAACAAAGACACCTGTAATGTGCATTACGTAGTTGAATTTGACAAGCAGTTACATGCTGTTTTTCTTGGGAAAGGTAGGTTATTTGTGGATTATGGGTCATGCAAGATTAAGTATTATATTAGAGGGAGTCGGTGCTTCCGATGCTCCAGATTAGGGCAAGGAGCTATGTTGCTGCTGCAGCAAGGAGGGACATTATGCAAAGGACTGTCCAATTAGGAAAGCAGGTGGACCTAATTGTGTTAACTGTTCCCAAGTTGGTAAGCCTGAATCTCATTACTGTAAGTCAGTTGAATGTCCTGCATGTAGGCGTGCACAGGTGGTTGTTGTGTAACAAGATTCATACCTAGATCTAGGTGATTGTACAAACAGTTTGAAgttcttttacttttatgttttgttaagtttgtGTGTTTTTGTTAATGTGTGTTATCATACTGCTCGtgtatttctgtttgttttttctcTGTTGCTGTCCCTGCTTCTTGCTTCGTGATTTTCctagttttgttattttgttgtagtttttgTCCCCTTGTTTGGCGAATTGTCTTCTTGTTAGggtttagttgtttattattttgtacgttttgatatttttataggTGTTCTCTTGTCTgactatttttatagttttgttatttcgttgtagttttattactttgttttctaCTTATCTTCTTGTTAGGGTTTAgttagttttgttgtttattatttcacGGTTTAGTTGTGCTGTTATCTTTGAATGCTTCGATTGTTCTTGTTTTCTCATTGTAGGTTTTATGtcttttgatttattactttgttgttttaattaGTGTGGTCTCATGTGTATTTAGTTCTCAATGGTTGTGCAGCTCAATCGTGTAGTTTCATTTGAGACCGATAAATGGTATCAGTTTAGGGTTAGTGTCATGTTAGGTGACATACATACATGTTAGgtgaatgtcacttgtggcattcaCATTGGTGGCATCTTAACAGCAATCAGACTGATATGTGTATTGAGgctactgaagatgacctctggtgaAGCCCCTAAGGGCTAGGTACAGGGGGAGGGCATGGCAGTAGGACTGGTGGTCCCATGGTAGGTGTCTTCCCCTCAGGATCAAGATGTTCATGATGTACTTAAaattgtgtttgttcatttaaaatgtcGTTTTTATGTGTGTATACTAAAGTTTAtagttttttcatcatttatgtaCAAGATTTTCACATTGTTGATGTTTGTGTATGTCTTCAGTGTTAAGTATATTGTCGAGAATAGTTAACCTTCCCCCAGCTACAGTGTGATcagatattattaattcatttgtagATATACAacggttaatcattttttataacattcctGATTAACTCTAATAAGCATTCAAGCTGAGCATATTTTTAACACAGTGGATCTCGTACTACCAACTatattctttctatcattgtatTTAATCTCTTTTCCAGGTAAACCTGATTGTAATGATTTACATTGAAGAGTCTAAGGAGAACGATTTCTTGGGCCATTCATTTAATGTTTACATGTTCGGTCTAGCTTCATTGATCCAGAATATTTACAGTTGAATTAGTTACTATTATGTGTTTGTGGTCTTACCATGTTGATAACAGATTCTGACTTGATCTTGTGTGTTGttgtatttctatatattttcttcAAGCAACATCCATATGTTTGATGTTTACTTCCCTTCCAGTAACTGTGTTACCCCTACGTTTGTCTCAGTACTGTAACAAGTACAACTTTTTACTTGACTCCTTGCCACTTACAAATCACAGGTAGCAAATAACCTGATGTAGCTGTAGAAAAAGCTCATGCTGagttaatttttaaggaaaataatattcattctgGATGTGCAAGCTTTGTTAAATTTAGCATAATTAGTGGTTGACAATTATTAACAGTGAGTTTTGTCGTGTAAGTCTAGTGTAAAAATTgtcatggaaaaataaaatgatgaggGGACACCAGCTTTTTCATGTTGCTTGGATATTTTGTTATTCTAGTTTTTTATACTGGCTAATTACAAATCAAAAATGTTAGATTGCCTCTTTGAAacatgttttacaaataaaaatcatcaaaaactgAACAACTGAAATCAGAAGGTTTTCTGATTTTTCTCATGAAACAACTTGAAAACATATTCAAATTGTAGCAGAGTTATATCTTGTTTCTtacagcatataaaaatatttatgttttttacaaaatttcacaaGTTTTACTAAgattacattcatttaaattgctgtgtttggttaaataaatttacacttgATGAATTTTAGTAACTTCTTTTGTTGCCTTTGACTTATACCGAACAAACACTTTAATAGAAAAATCAAGATTTATCGGCATAAATTTAAGTAGATGAAACCTAATGTAAAGgggttttgaattatttttgttcagaACCAATAAATAAGATGCAAGTAAAAACCAAATCATATCGATTACTAACAGAAATAACAgtacttaaatgtaaaaaaggtataaatattattcgttcaaaaaaattcatcatttgcTTACTTGtggaaactgattaaaaaaatgcctttaaaaattgatatcttgTGCGcagagaaacaattttaatttatcagttatttaacgataaattaaaacatcaataacGAGAACCCGGTAAATTATCTCTGACCaagcttaatttaattaacatagcATCTCAGAACCCAACACTGTGAATAACTTTGCTGCACAATGTTGAGTTTTCTGAACTATAGTTTATTTCTGCTAAGGTTAAGGACATCTAGACTAACATATTATGATGGGAGAGATATACAGATAATACGCTAACATTAGTTGAGCTACCCTTAacttgaaataaacatttatttatatactatactTATGTTTAGTCTTAGATTTTGTATCCGTAGTATAAATATTTGCCTCTTTTGCTGCACCTtactaatagtaatttattagtaTCAGTtgctcattaattttttatttctatttcagatGCGACGTAgagttaattatgaaaaatgtaggGCCATCTATGATGAAGATATGAgcagaaaaattcaatttattttaagaaaaaatagagtGGATCCCTTTCCAGGTTGTATTTAAACCTGATCTAgtgaagtgtaattttttttgattttgtcaatttaatgtaattaattaagtttGTTTAGATCCGATTGTGGCAGTAATgacacttaaataataattcattttgtattttcttaatatacATTACTGAttagatgttatttttttgttaaataaagaatagttaataaatgattttactcttttaattaaCTTATCCTGCCTAACTTGCAAATTTTTATTGCTAACTTGCTATCAACTTCAACTTTAATTTGCTACCACTATTTTTGTCATATGTATATGTTGCTCaagcatatatgtatatgtatatgttgcATCAAGCATCAATTGTGATTGATGTACCACGATTGATGTTGCACGGTTCAATGTAATCATTGAACCGTGCTTACCtggtcaaataaattaaattgtatgaataatttGGGAATTGTTTTCTGTCTAAATCATTAAAGGTGGAATTTTtcagcttatattttttattatcatggtGATCCAGTACATTCAACTGAAGACAATCCATAACATAGTGGTTTTCAGAAGCCGCTTGGAATTCcttaaaatttaggaaaatgaGATTTATAGAAAAATCGTTTTGAATCACCAAATGTTTATTATCCTGTTATAACATTAGTAAATACTAGTCGACAACGCGAGGTACAAATTTGGAGAGTTTGCAAACTATTGCTATGTACAGTCACATTCTAGTGATACTAGTAAATTAATTGTGATTTCTGCCTTGAGATTACATTACagttttaaacattattctttGTGTCTACGGACGTAGATGAATATCATGTTAATGTTACAtaacattctattatttattagggctttatttttattaatgaattaattcatgtcattttaatttcaatgtttaataataaaacatcagttttattataatattattcctGGTTATGAGCAATACATACATTGACATACTTTGCCCTACTCTGACATACATCGACCTACACTGGCCTTAACAGACATAAAATGACCTACGTTCGATCTACACCTACATACTTTTCCCCAGTGGTAACCTACAGTAACCTATATTGGACGGTGGATTGGGAATGAAGGTCCAGTTGCATAGCCACCTCACTCCCCATCTTTGACCACactagattttcttttttgtgggatttcattaaagactgagtttatgtaacaaatttgccCGCTGAGCTTGTTGAGCTAAGATGAATTAACatcgcagctgcagaggtaacgcccgacttccTGGCTAcatacagtctggaatgaaatcaatATTCAGGAGGGATGCATGTCACATTAGAAATGGAAACCATTtcgttgtttttgagttatagttaataaaaattttgctcTCATCTTTGATGAAAAGGTAATCTTGCCTTAAAGCCTTGATTAaatcttaaaactaaattaatagttttacataCTTGAGGTATTAATAATGGTCCGTATAAAAAAACAGCTTTAGATTTGgcataaattacattttgttaaattgccagcaaacttataatttttgcaacaaaatgtatttttttttgtcttcagtcatttgactggtttgatcaagctctccaagattccctatctagtgctagtcgtttcatttcagtatatcccctacatcctacatccctaacaatttgttttacatattccaaacgtggcctgcctacacaattttttccttctatctgtccttccaatattaaagcaactattccaggatgccttagtatgtggcccataagtctgtctcttcttttagctatatttttccaaatgcttctttcttaatctatttgccgcaacacctcttcatttgtcactttatccacccatctgatttttaacattctcctatagcaccgcatttcaaaagcttctaatcttttcttctcagatactccgattgtccaagcttcacttccatataaagcgacactccaaacatatactttcaaaaattttttcctgacatttaaattaattttttatgtaaacaaattatatttctgactgaaggctcgtttcgcttgtgctattcggcattttatatcgctcctgcttcgtccatctttagtgtaattctacttcccaaataacaaaattcttctacctccataatcttttctcctcctattttcacattcagcggtccatctttgttatttctactacatttcattacttttgttttgttcttgtttattttcatgcgatagttcttgcgtaggacttcatctatgccgttcattgtttcttctaaatcctttttactctcggctagaattactatatcatcagcaaatcgtagcatctttatcttttcaccttctactgttactccgaatctaaattgttctttaacatcattaactgctagttctatgtaaagattaaaaagtaatggggatagggaacatccttgtcggactccctttcttattacggcttctttcttatgttcttcaattattactgttgctgtttggttcctgtacatgttagcaattgttcttctatctctgtatttgaaccctaattttttttaaatgctggacattttattccagtctacgttatcgaatgccttttctaggtctataaacgccaagtatgttggtttgtttttctttaatcttccttctactattaatctgaggcctaaaattgtgcttcttttgtccctatacttttcctgaaaccaaattggtcttctcctaacacttcttccactctcctctcaattcttctgtatagaattctagttaagattttttatgcatgactagttaaactaattgttctgttttctactgatttatctgcccctgctttctttggtattatgacaaacactttttttgaagtctgacggaaattcccctttttcataaatattacacaccagcttgtataatctatcaatcgcttcctcacctgtactgcgcagtaattctacaggtattccgtctattccaggagcctttgggccatttaaatcttttaatgttctcttaaattcagatctcagtattgtttctcccatttcaacttcctcttcttcctctgtaacaccattttctaattcatttcctccgtataactcttcaatatatattccacccatctatcgactttacctttcatattatatgttggtgaccatctttgtttaacacattattagattttaatttatgtaccccaaaattttctttaacttacctgtatgctcagtctattttaccaatgttcatttctctttccacttacattttctttaatccactcttctttcgccagtttgcacttcctgtttatagcatttcgtaattgccgatagttccttttactttctt of Lycorma delicatula isolate Av1 chromosome 9, ASM4794821v1, whole genome shotgun sequence contains these proteins:
- the LOC142329897 gene encoding small ribosomal subunit protein bS21m-like, with translation MGFRHTRFIARTVLVRNGNVDEAVRTLNRILGQEGIFEQYRRTRYYEKPFQMRRRVNYEKCRAIYDEDMSRKIQFILRKNRVDPFPGCI